One part of the Sander vitreus isolate 19-12246 chromosome 10, sanVit1, whole genome shotgun sequence genome encodes these proteins:
- the LOC144524438 gene encoding uncharacterized protein LOC144524438 isoform X3, whose product MTHTHPHTHTHTHALTELDCNTKGNYFADMLLLLYVTTVSCVLFGGSSAEFFEKRMCYGRTLRLPFSFTPPLFNGQLYFTPKKGGSRKLVMDKDEAKDPRLRISIGSVELTDLTERDEGTFSVSVGDAMPYDVIKLEIVECAYKMYRNYGKSYSYTVPRQTEFVEFTPLHREDLPRVLWNRTDPQANKGSRWQMKGSIWEIKSVNQADSGYYNFRKKDNTLLSRKRLTVKENNRHYYTNMNERLLIQNPTFVATWTVTFTPAGEVENNTLMEAGNLVTDDRRIQIMPKGIEINPVNITDSGTFEFRDQQGHLAQIVIVEVEDEPPPSVLHPYVYIAIIGGIIFAVVVCCCCVKKCCCKNSSSKRHESAPETAAAPAVYYHI is encoded by the exons ATGACacacacccatccacacacacacactcacactcacgcACTCACAGAACTCGACTGTAACACAAAAGGAAATTACTTTGCA gacatgttattgttattatacgTGACTACTGTTTCCTGCGTCTTGTTTGGTG GATCATCCGCTGAGTTTTTTGAAAAACGTATGTGCTATGGCAGAACTTTGAGATTGCCATTTAGTTTTACCCCACCTCTTTTCAATGGACAGTTGTACTTCACTCCGAAGAAGGGTGGATCCAGGAAGCTAGTGATGGATAAGGACGAG GCAAAGGACCCACGCCTCCGAATTTCCATTGGCTCAGTTGAACTCACAGATTTGACGGAAAGAGATGAGGGAACGTTTTCTGTTTCAGTTGGTGATGCTATGCCATACGATGTTATCAAACTGGAAATTGTGG AGTGTGCTTACAAGATGTACCGGAATTATGGGAAATCATATTCCTATACTGTTCCTAGACAGACTGAATTTGTGGAGTTCACTCCCCTTCACCGTGAGGACCTGCCGAGGGTCCTGTGGAATCGCACCGACCCTCAGGCCAATAAGGGAAGCAGATGGCAGATGAAGGGTTCTATCTGGGAGATTAAGAGCGTCAATCAGGCAGACTCAGGCTACTACaacttcagaaaaaaagacaacactttgcTGTCTAGGAAACGGCTCACAGTGAAAG agaacaatagACACTATTATACAAATATGAATGAACGGCTCCTCATCCAAAATCCTACGTTTGTTGCCACATGGACTGTGACTTTTACACCGGCAGGGGAAGTGGAAAACAACACATTGATGGAAGCAGGCAATCTGGTCACAGACGATAGGAGGATTCAGATCATGCCTAAGGGCATAGAGATTAATCCTGTAAATATCACAGACTCTGGCACCTTTGAGTTCAGAGACCAGCAAGGCCACCTGGCCCAGATTGTGATAGTGGAGGTAGAAGATG AACCTCCTCCTTCCGTCCTTCATCCATATGTTTATATTGCGATCATTGGCGGGATTATCTTTGCGGTGGTTGTCTGCTGttgctgtgtgaaaaagtgCTGTTGTAAAAACAGCTCTTCCAAAAGGCACGAGTCTGCTCCTGAGACTGCAGCAGCACCTGCTGTATATTACCAT ATTTGA
- the LOC144524438 gene encoding uncharacterized protein LOC144524438 isoform X1, with translation MTHTHPHTHTHTHALTELDCNTKGNYFADMLLLLYVTTVSCVLFGGSSAEFFEKRMCYGRTLRLPFSFTPPLFNGQLYFTPKKGGSRKLVMDKDEAKDPRLRISIGSVELTDLTERDEGTFSVSVGDAMPYDVIKLEIVECAYKMYRNYGKSYSYTVPRQTEFVEFTPLHREDLPRVLWNRTDPQANKGSRWQMKGSIWEIKSVNQADSGYYNFRKKDNTLLSRKRLTVKENNRHYYTNMNERLLIQNPTFVATWTVTFTPAGEVENNTLMEAGNLVTDDRRIQIMPKGIEINPVNITDSGTFEFRDQQGHLAQIVIVEVEDEPPPSVLHPYVYIAIIGGIIFAVVVCCCCVKKCCCKNSSSKRHESAPETAAAPAVYYHAPKAATKRRHLMGNGMPLFPTGQLRLERGERGAMTCRKHRRSELNPRPLHQGLSLFIWACALEG, from the exons ATGACacacacccatccacacacacacactcacactcacgcACTCACAGAACTCGACTGTAACACAAAAGGAAATTACTTTGCA gacatgttattgttattatacgTGACTACTGTTTCCTGCGTCTTGTTTGGTG GATCATCCGCTGAGTTTTTTGAAAAACGTATGTGCTATGGCAGAACTTTGAGATTGCCATTTAGTTTTACCCCACCTCTTTTCAATGGACAGTTGTACTTCACTCCGAAGAAGGGTGGATCCAGGAAGCTAGTGATGGATAAGGACGAG GCAAAGGACCCACGCCTCCGAATTTCCATTGGCTCAGTTGAACTCACAGATTTGACGGAAAGAGATGAGGGAACGTTTTCTGTTTCAGTTGGTGATGCTATGCCATACGATGTTATCAAACTGGAAATTGTGG AGTGTGCTTACAAGATGTACCGGAATTATGGGAAATCATATTCCTATACTGTTCCTAGACAGACTGAATTTGTGGAGTTCACTCCCCTTCACCGTGAGGACCTGCCGAGGGTCCTGTGGAATCGCACCGACCCTCAGGCCAATAAGGGAAGCAGATGGCAGATGAAGGGTTCTATCTGGGAGATTAAGAGCGTCAATCAGGCAGACTCAGGCTACTACaacttcagaaaaaaagacaacactttgcTGTCTAGGAAACGGCTCACAGTGAAAG agaacaatagACACTATTATACAAATATGAATGAACGGCTCCTCATCCAAAATCCTACGTTTGTTGCCACATGGACTGTGACTTTTACACCGGCAGGGGAAGTGGAAAACAACACATTGATGGAAGCAGGCAATCTGGTCACAGACGATAGGAGGATTCAGATCATGCCTAAGGGCATAGAGATTAATCCTGTAAATATCACAGACTCTGGCACCTTTGAGTTCAGAGACCAGCAAGGCCACCTGGCCCAGATTGTGATAGTGGAGGTAGAAGATG AACCTCCTCCTTCCGTCCTTCATCCATATGTTTATATTGCGATCATTGGCGGGATTATCTTTGCGGTGGTTGTCTGCTGttgctgtgtgaaaaagtgCTGTTGTAAAAACAGCTCTTCCAAAAGGCACGAGTCTGCTCCTGAGACTGCAGCAGCACCTGCTGTATATTACCAT GCTCCGAAGGCCGCGACAAAGCGTCGGCATCTGATGGGGAACGGAAT gcctttatttccaacaggacagcttagacttgaaaggggagagagaggggcaatgacatgcagaaagcatcgcaggtcagagttgaacccgcggccgctgcat